One genomic region from Jiangella sp. DSM 45060 encodes:
- the paaB gene encoding 1,2-phenylacetyl-CoA epoxidase subunit PaaB, whose translation MSEWPLWEVFVRARRGLSHNHVGSLHAPDAAMAVRNARDVYTRRGEGVSIWVVPSDQITASSPDEKDAFFDPAADKVYRHPTFYEVPAEAKHL comes from the coding sequence ATGAGCGAGTGGCCACTCTGGGAGGTCTTCGTCCGGGCCAGGCGCGGCCTGTCGCACAACCACGTCGGCAGCCTGCACGCGCCCGACGCCGCCATGGCGGTGCGCAACGCCCGCGACGTCTACACGCGGCGCGGCGAGGGCGTCTCGATCTGGGTGGTGCCGTCCGACCAGATCACGGCGAGCAGTCCGGACGAGAAGGACGCGTTCTTCGACCCCGCCGCCGACAAGGTCTACCGGCACCCGACGTTCTACGAGGTGCCGGCGGAGGCGAAGCACCTGTGA
- the paaC gene encoding 1,2-phenylacetyl-CoA epoxidase subunit PaaC, with protein sequence MRERYALALGDDALVLAQRLGEWVARAPELEEDVALANIALDLLGQARTLLTYAGELEGRGRDEDALAYWRDDREFRNVLLVELPNGDFAVTMARQLVFAAYQYELYDHLRAGADDTLAAIAGKAVKEVRYHRDHATQWVLRLGDGTDESRRRMVAGLETVWPYTDELFEPFDGAGVDPAALREPWTAYVHGVLAEAGLDVPEVTAPRGGGRVGLHTEHLGYLLAELQHLHRSHPGVTW encoded by the coding sequence GTGAGGGAGCGGTACGCCCTGGCGCTCGGCGACGACGCCCTGGTCCTGGCGCAGCGACTGGGGGAGTGGGTGGCCCGCGCGCCGGAGCTGGAGGAGGACGTCGCGCTGGCGAACATCGCGCTCGACCTGCTCGGCCAGGCCCGCACCCTGCTGACGTACGCGGGCGAGCTGGAGGGTCGGGGCCGGGACGAGGACGCGCTCGCGTACTGGCGCGACGACCGCGAGTTCCGCAACGTGCTGCTGGTCGAGCTGCCCAACGGCGACTTCGCGGTGACGATGGCCCGCCAGCTGGTCTTCGCCGCCTACCAGTACGAGCTGTACGACCACCTGCGCGCCGGCGCCGACGACACGCTGGCCGCCATCGCGGGGAAGGCGGTGAAGGAGGTCCGCTACCACCGCGACCACGCCACCCAGTGGGTGCTCCGCCTCGGCGACGGGACGGACGAGAGCCGCCGCCGCATGGTCGCCGGCCTCGAGACCGTCTGGCCGTACACCGACGAGCTGTTCGAGCCGTTCGACGGCGCCGGCGTCGACCCCGCGGCGCTGCGCGAGCCGTGGACGGCGTACGTGCACGGCGTGCTGGCCGAGGCCGGCCTGGACGTGCCGGAGGTGACCGCCCCGAGAGGCGGCGGCCGCGTCGGCCTGCACACCGAGCACCTCGGCTACCTGCTGGCCGAGCTGCAGCATCTGCACCGCTCCCACCCGGGGGTGACGTGGTGA
- the paaD gene encoding 1,2-phenylacetyl-CoA epoxidase subunit PaaD, whose product MSAVREIVAAVADPELPVVTIEQLGILRDVRVDDTGVVTVDITPTYSGCPAMDAIRADIAAALAGEGIDDVEVRTVLAPAWTTDWITPDGRAALEEHGIAPPGPAQGTVTTLTLSVRCPHCGSPDTRELARFGSTACKALWACRACQEPFDHVKAL is encoded by the coding sequence GTGAGCGCCGTCCGCGAGATCGTCGCCGCCGTCGCGGACCCGGAGCTGCCGGTCGTGACGATCGAGCAGCTCGGCATCCTGCGCGACGTCCGCGTCGACGACACCGGCGTCGTCACCGTCGACATCACGCCGACGTACTCCGGCTGTCCGGCGATGGACGCCATCCGCGCCGACATCGCCGCCGCGCTGGCCGGTGAGGGCATCGACGACGTCGAGGTGCGGACGGTGCTGGCGCCGGCCTGGACCACCGACTGGATCACCCCCGACGGCCGCGCCGCCCTGGAGGAACACGGCATCGCGCCGCCCGGCCCCGCGCAGGGCACCGTCACGACGCTCACCCTCTCCGTCCGCTGCCCGCACTGCGGCTCCCCGGACACCCGCGAGCTGGCCCGGTTCGGCTCGACGGCGTGCAAGGCGCTCTGGGCCTGCCGGGCCTGCCAGGAGCCGTTCGACCACGTGAAGGCGCTATGA
- the paaE gene encoding 1,2-phenylacetyl-CoA epoxidase subunit PaaE, giving the protein MTTTTAAPRARRHSVTHRLRVAAVDRLTDDAVAVTFAVPAELAADYEFDAGQHVNVELPGGDGVRRSYSICSPAGSGVLRIAVKRIPGGAFSSHALETLAAGDEVDVMTPAGRFTPAFAPDHAKHYALVAAGSGITPVLSIVATALDTEPGSRVTLLYGNRTSSSVMFLDELADLKDRHPGRLQLVHVLSREPGSTELLSGRLDGDRLGRVLDTLVPPDTVDDWYLCGPYELITTAREVLAARGVDRAHVHAELYHVGDPPPAIVEEARQQAVTCAVTASLDGRRTEVTVDDPDETVLEAVLRVRNDAPFACKGGVCGTCRAKVLDGAVTMERRYALEDDEIAAGYVLTCQSHPTTPTLSVDYDA; this is encoded by the coding sequence ATGACGACGACCACCGCGGCGCCGCGCGCCAGACGGCACTCCGTCACCCACCGGCTGCGCGTCGCCGCCGTCGACCGCCTGACCGACGACGCCGTCGCGGTCACGTTCGCCGTGCCGGCCGAGCTGGCCGCCGACTACGAGTTCGACGCCGGTCAGCACGTCAACGTCGAACTGCCCGGAGGCGACGGCGTGCGGCGCAGCTACTCGATCTGCTCACCGGCCGGGTCGGGCGTGCTGCGCATCGCGGTGAAGCGCATCCCCGGCGGCGCGTTCTCGTCGCACGCCCTGGAGACGCTGGCGGCCGGCGACGAGGTCGACGTCATGACGCCGGCCGGTCGGTTCACGCCGGCCTTCGCGCCGGACCACGCGAAGCACTACGCGCTGGTCGCGGCCGGCAGCGGCATCACGCCGGTGCTGTCGATCGTCGCGACGGCGCTCGACACCGAGCCGGGCAGCCGGGTCACGCTGCTCTACGGCAACCGGACGTCGTCGTCGGTGATGTTCCTGGACGAGCTGGCCGACCTCAAGGATCGCCACCCCGGCCGGCTGCAGCTCGTGCACGTGCTGTCCCGGGAGCCCGGGTCGACCGAGCTGCTGTCGGGCCGGCTGGACGGCGACCGCCTCGGCCGGGTGCTCGACACCCTGGTGCCGCCTGACACCGTCGACGACTGGTACCTGTGCGGCCCGTACGAGCTCATCACGACCGCCCGCGAGGTGCTGGCCGCCCGCGGCGTCGACCGCGCGCACGTCCACGCCGAGCTCTACCACGTCGGTGACCCGCCGCCGGCCATCGTCGAAGAGGCCCGTCAGCAGGCCGTCACCTGCGCCGTCACCGCCTCGCTGGACGGCCGCCGCACCGAGGTCACCGTCGACGACCCGGACGAGACCGTGCTCGAGGCCGTGCTCCGGGTCCGCAACGACGCGCCGTTCGCCTGCAAGGGCGGCGTCTGCGGCACCTGCCGGGCGAAGGTGCTCGACGGCGCCGTCACCATGGAGCGCCGCTACGCCCTGGAGGACGACGAGATCGCGGCCGGCTACGTCCTCACCTGCCAGTCGCACCCCACCACGCCGACACTGAGCGTCGACTACGACGCCTGA
- a CDS encoding response regulator transcription factor, whose protein sequence is MTPVRVLIADDQPLLRHSLALLLDAAPDLAVAGTAATGAEASALAADLRPDVVLMDIRMPGGDGIEATLRITADPELGGVRVLVLSMFELDEYVYAALRAGASGFLLKDARPEQLLDAIRRTHAGESLFAPAILTRLVEHYLSRPAGGASGARLDVLTERETEVLALVAAGLSNDEIAASLFISIKTVKTHIGHLLAKLAARDRAQLVIAAYENGLVGQAS, encoded by the coding sequence GTGACGCCCGTCCGCGTCCTGATCGCCGACGACCAGCCGCTGCTGCGGCACAGCCTGGCGCTGCTGCTCGACGCCGCGCCGGACCTCGCCGTCGCCGGGACCGCCGCGACCGGCGCCGAGGCGTCCGCCCTCGCCGCGGACCTGCGCCCCGACGTCGTCCTCATGGACATCCGGATGCCCGGCGGCGACGGCATCGAGGCGACCCTCCGCATCACCGCCGATCCCGAACTGGGTGGCGTCCGCGTCCTCGTGCTGAGCATGTTCGAGCTGGACGAGTACGTGTACGCGGCGCTGCGGGCCGGGGCCAGCGGCTTCCTGCTCAAGGACGCGCGGCCGGAGCAGCTGCTGGACGCGATCCGGCGCACGCACGCGGGCGAGTCGCTGTTCGCCCCGGCGATCCTGACCCGGCTGGTCGAGCACTACCTCTCCCGGCCGGCGGGTGGCGCGTCCGGCGCCCGGCTGGACGTGCTGACCGAGCGCGAGACCGAGGTGCTGGCGCTGGTGGCGGCCGGGCTGTCGAACGACGAGATCGCGGCCTCACTGTTCATCTCGATCAAGACGGTGAAGACGCACATCGGTCACCTGCTGGCCAAGCTGGCCGCCCGCGACCGCGCGCAGCTCGTCATCGCGGCGTACGAGAACGGGCTGGTGGGTCAGGCGTCGTAG
- a CDS encoding sensor histidine kinase: METGRPTWRSRAWPVAWAVLFLLVSGLMTIGNQDPATQLLPLVVVGLAVLIAVWAVLRTRRERRAYDDRLAAWAGERAAQAERLRIAGDLHDLVSHGLGLITVRAAVAVRLDDPGQQAAALADIEEVSRETTTELRRMLTVLRTPDAAAALRPAESLADLPGIVAAARSAGLDASLQVAGEVGGASPGTQLTVCAVVRETLSNTARHAGPTRVRVGVRRDGGSVVVTVGDDGPAAGWEPRPGAGHGLAGLRERVTALGGTLAAGPAGAGFGVTAALPDGGTSS; this comes from the coding sequence ATGGAGACCGGCCGCCCGACCTGGCGCTCCCGTGCCTGGCCGGTGGCCTGGGCGGTGCTCTTCCTGCTGGTGTCGGGGCTCATGACGATCGGCAACCAGGACCCCGCGACGCAGCTGCTGCCGCTGGTCGTCGTGGGACTCGCGGTGCTGATCGCGGTGTGGGCCGTGCTGCGCACCCGCCGCGAGCGCCGCGCCTACGACGACCGGCTGGCGGCCTGGGCCGGCGAGCGGGCCGCCCAGGCGGAGCGGCTGCGCATCGCCGGCGACCTGCACGACCTCGTCTCGCACGGGCTCGGCCTGATCACCGTCCGCGCCGCCGTCGCGGTCCGGCTCGACGACCCGGGTCAGCAGGCGGCGGCTCTGGCCGACATCGAAGAGGTCAGCCGCGAGACCACGACCGAGCTGCGCCGCATGCTCACCGTCCTGCGCACGCCCGACGCCGCGGCGGCGCTGCGGCCGGCCGAGTCCCTGGCCGACCTCCCCGGCATCGTCGCGGCGGCCCGCAGCGCCGGTCTGGACGCATCGCTGCAGGTCGCCGGCGAGGTGGGCGGCGCCTCGCCGGGCACGCAGCTGACGGTGTGCGCGGTGGTCCGCGAGACGCTGAGCAACACCGCCCGGCACGCCGGGCCGACCCGGGTCCGCGTCGGCGTGCGCCGCGACGGCGGCTCGGTCGTCGTCACGGTGGGCGACGACGGCCCGGCCGCGGGCTGGGAGCCGCGTCCCGGCGCCGGTCACGGGCTGGCCGGCCTGCGGGAACGGGTGACGGCGCTCGGCGGCACCCTCGCGGCCGGCCCGGCCGGCGCCGGGTTCGGCGTGACCGCCGCGCTCCCCGACGGCGGGACGTCGTCGTGA
- a CDS encoding ABC transporter ATP-binding protein, producing the protein MLTFDDVVKRRGSRDVLAGVTFRAEPGRVTAFLGPNGAGKSSTLRILLGLDRPTSGAALVDGRPYAALRRPLRVVGSVLDGSGAHRSRPARQHLAWVARSNGIPRRRVGEVLEQVGLADAARVRAGRLSLGMGQRLGLAAALLGTPSALVLDEPVNGLDPEGIRWIRGLLRSFADDGGTVLLSSHLMGEVASLADDLVVIAGGRVVAAGPLDRVTAGYPSLEDAFFALTDGAR; encoded by the coding sequence ATGCTCACTTTCGACGATGTGGTGAAACGCCGCGGCTCCCGCGACGTCCTCGCCGGCGTGACGTTCCGGGCCGAGCCGGGCCGCGTCACCGCATTCCTCGGCCCGAACGGCGCGGGCAAGTCCTCGACCTTGCGGATACTGCTCGGCCTGGACCGGCCGACGTCCGGGGCGGCGCTGGTGGACGGCCGGCCGTACGCGGCGCTGCGGCGGCCGCTGCGGGTGGTGGGATCGGTGCTGGACGGGTCCGGGGCGCACCGGTCGCGGCCGGCCCGGCAGCACCTGGCGTGGGTGGCACGCAGCAACGGCATCCCGCGCCGGCGGGTCGGCGAGGTGCTGGAGCAGGTCGGCCTGGCGGACGCGGCGCGCGTGCGGGCCGGGCGGCTGTCGCTCGGCATGGGCCAGCGGCTCGGGCTGGCCGCCGCGCTGCTCGGCACGCCGTCGGCGCTGGTGCTGGACGAGCCTGTCAACGGGCTGGACCCGGAGGGGATCCGGTGGATCCGCGGGCTGCTGCGCTCCTTCGCCGACGACGGCGGGACGGTGCTGCTGTCGAGCCACCTGATGGGGGAGGTCGCGTCGCTGGCCGACGACCTCGTGGTGATCGCCGGCGGACGGGTCGTGGCGGCGGGCCCGCTGGACCGCGTCACCGCCGGGTACCCGTCGCTGGAGGACGCCTTCTTCGCCCTCACGGACGGTGCGCGATGA
- a CDS encoding HAD-IA family hydrolase: MVLKADAILLDLDGTLVDSIDSIARCWLRWCREYDVDPAGLAAAHGRTTADIVADLLPGPMVSAALARIDQMEIEDAVTVRAMPGAAELLASIPADRRAVVTSGSAVIAAARMRAAGLTPPGVVVTADDVLRGKPHPEPYLLGAQRLGVEPGRCVVVEDAPSGIAAARAAGMAVVGVVSTHEARQLEADLVAGSPAEVRIDGTGPLLVDVTAP, from the coding sequence GTGGTGCTGAAAGCCGATGCGATCCTGCTCGACCTCGACGGGACGCTGGTCGACTCGATCGACTCCATCGCACGCTGCTGGCTGCGCTGGTGCCGCGAGTACGACGTCGACCCGGCCGGGCTGGCCGCCGCGCACGGGCGCACCACCGCCGACATCGTCGCCGACCTGCTACCGGGGCCGATGGTCAGCGCCGCGCTGGCCCGCATCGACCAGATGGAGATCGAGGACGCCGTCACGGTCCGGGCCATGCCCGGCGCGGCCGAGCTGCTGGCGTCCATCCCGGCCGACCGCCGCGCCGTCGTCACGTCCGGCAGCGCCGTCATCGCCGCCGCCCGCATGCGCGCCGCCGGGCTGACGCCGCCCGGCGTCGTCGTCACCGCCGACGACGTGCTGCGCGGCAAACCGCATCCGGAGCCGTACCTGCTGGGTGCGCAGCGGCTGGGCGTCGAGCCCGGCCGCTGCGTCGTCGTCGAGGACGCGCCCAGCGGCATCGCCGCGGCCCGGGCGGCCGGCATGGCCGTCGTCGGCGTCGTGTCCACGCACGAGGCGCGGCAGCTGGAGGCCGATCTCGTCGCCGGCAGCCCGGCCGAGGTCAGGATCGACGGAACCGGCCCGCTGCTCGTCGACGTCACAGCCCCGTGA